The DNA window AGTAGGTGCTACCATAGCATCAGAATACTTGATTATCTGAGCCAGTCAAAATATTTAGTCTTTTAGGAGAAGAAATTGTTATAAGACCTACAAACTTTTGCTATCAAAGTTCAAACTACTTGTCATATCACGAAAATGTTAGAGAAAAAGAATACCATGATCGAATTCTCCACCTTTAGTTACAAGAGGATGATAGTATTAACCAGttttcatacaaaaaaaaaacactccACAAACCCTAGCTATTCTGACAATTTGGTTGCCTGTACATACCAAATCAAGTAAGCAAATCTTTAGAAGGAAAAAACACACCTACGGCTCTGGCCAACATAGAGTTTTTTCAACTTCCTTCATTGTGAAGAAAGCAAGCTTGTAGTTTTCAAGAGACGAAGCCCCCGCCTCAATATAGTTACAGGCTTCTTCTCTTAAAGCCCAAACCATCAAGTTCTTCAAATCTTGAAATCCCTCGCATGAATCGCCGTCTCTTATAATACCGAATTTCGCACGTTTCGTCCATCGatgaattatatatagagaTGGAATCTCCCTTATATTCATAATGTTGAATATCTTCAAAGCGTGTCTACACAACACACCTACGGATTCAAACAACTTACAGCTGCACTTAACGTTAAGGTTCAAACGATTAATATCGACAATATTCCTCTCGATGTTTCCATTCACACACTTCTGCACCAAATACCGATTTGTCTTGCCATCTCTGCTGATCTTTTTCGCGACGTAACCGTAGCATTCCATCAACTCTTTCTGAATACTTTTGAATACCGCATTCGTGTAATGGCTTCTACAATGTTCTTCCATCGGGTTTTTCGTGAGTAACTCAGTTACAGTATTCACCGAGTTTAAATCCTCCTTCCTTTCCTCCTCCAGACGTTGCTTGATAGTCGTTTCGTAATGCGAGATGAACTCATTCAATGGAGATTGCGCGATTAGGAGGGTCCCGAAAAAGGATTTTGCGCCAGGGAAAAACGTCCCTTTACAGTATAACGAAACCCAACTTTTACGCATTCGGTACATTTCCTTTAACCAAACGTTCTCCTCCAAATGGTATTTGTTCAAGAGTAGATTCCACGCTGATTCGAATTCGCCTGGGTTCTGACTCTCGGAAATGCAATGTATGTATTCGCATTTGAAGTTGTTCATCGATAGAAGATGTCCTAAATGTTTTTCTTGGTTCTCCTTCATTTGCCACAAGGTGAATAGGTGATGGGTCTCAGGAAAAACCTTAGCGATCGAATGTTGAATGGCCAAGTCTTGATTGGCTTGAATTGACATTGGGTGCTTACCGGACATTGCCCTAATCCATGTTTGGAAAACCCAAGTAAAACATTCCTCAGATTCATTCGCAATCAACGCACATCCAAGGAGGACAGGTTGCTTATGGTGGTTAGTACCGGTGAAGAAAGCAAACGGAACCAAATGAGTATTTCTGCTATAAGATGTATCGAAAACGATCCCATCCCCGAACTGACTGCAGTAGAATCTCGATCGTCCATCTGCCCAGAAAACGCTTCCACATCTTCCACCGTTCACTTGTATCGCGTAAAAGAAACCTGTATCGACCATTAAACGACGCTGAAAATACTCGAGAAGAAGGGTGTACCAATCGTTACCGATATTATTTTGACGATCCAATATACTGAGGTCAACTTGGTCATTTGTCTCGCCGTCTGGAGGGTCGAGTTTTTCATTTGTCTCGTCGGCTGGAGAGTCGAGTTTGCGGTTGTGCTCTCTGTTGAGGTTAATTGTGTCATTTGTCTCGTCGGCTTGAGAGTCGAGTGGTTCGTGGTTGTGCTCTCTGCTCAAACGTTTCCCTTGGGTAGTTGATGATTCTAAGCTTGGACATACTTTCCTTTGTATTACACCCCCGGGCACAAGATCATGATTGTGTTCCGTCATCACAGTAGCAATCACCCATTTTCCAGACATTTTCTTTTGAACCCTTATGAGCGCTTTACAACCCGTTCTTGAATATCCTTCTTTTGAACAAACAAAAGTTACAAAACCTTGAGAAACTAAACCGTCGTCTCTTGACCGATAAAACTTACCAATCCTAACCTCGAATCCAACCCGCGCTGCATGAACCTTATAAAATTCCTCTGCTTCATCTAAAGAATCGAACTCTAATCCTTCTTTCAGCTCAAGATTCGACCCTCCTTCGATCTCTTTTCCGCCCTTATTTGTACAAGGCAAGCCATCCTCTCTGTTCATATCAACATCTGAACAATGACTAAAAACCATTAGCGAAGAACAGAGAACCCTAATTATTCCTAACAAATGAAGTCATTAAAGATCCAAGAAGTGTGGAGATATGGGAAAGTTGGTATCAAGATTGGGTTGCTTCTCTATAGAAAATCAATCCCATTTGATCACAATCATTCatccatttattattattataaaagattcAGAAAGCAAATTAGGGTTTTACCTTGGGATATCGGCTTTGAAGATATATCGCCGCAATCTGCATACATtttggaggaagaagaagaagaatgcaTATTTGTTCAGATTTCAGAACTTGTGATAAAATGAGAATTAATGATCGTTAATTAGTTATAGTTAAAAACTTGTCTAATTACATATGCCGCCAAACTAACATCATCTTAATAGTTAATaccaatgttttttttaaatcaataatattatttattttcatgtttttaatatgcttttctattttcaaaattcacccttaacttttttatttattaaaaatatacatgaGGTAATATAACTAATTGGGTATATGCAAATTATCCTTATTTATATGGGGTAGGAGTAAAACCCATGAAAAATCACCGGAAACAATTATAACCGTTTTTTTGGTGGGTTCACTAATTCCTGTATCGAAGGTTAACGATTTGGATAATAAAAGTCTAAGATGTGTATCttcacattttattattaattatctgATTAGAGTGACATttactatttctttttttaagttaaaagttCAAAtcttgtttaaaataaaaaagatattttaaattttagtaattttaaaccaagtaatatgtaatttattaaaatttgatttatatatatatatatatatatttattattcaatgaTTAAACCGATTAACCATCTTATAACAGACTAAATCGAATatgaattaatgaataattataataaaaaagaaattaatactTTTGTAAATGGATATAATGTAAAAATTCAAAActcttaattaatgatttaagaaTGATAATTATAATCCGTTATGCGGTTTTCGATTCAATTGTCCTGTTTaggagttttttttttgttttttttttattttttattttgatcggTAGTTGACTATAGATAAGGGATATCTGTGTACCTCGATTCTACCATAATTTCTTCGTCCCGAACAttaataaacacaatattaCATCACCAATAtctttatttatgtttatcaaagttaagtttttttttataataatataattttttaatatactgtaatgtattataaaaaacattattttaaatattttttcataaaaaatattttttagagaatattttataaatggtaTCTACGAAAATTCTTCAAAATCGAACTGACCATAGGTTAATAAAATCTCCAAAGATGAATGGGACGAGAATCGTAAATACACTTATTGTTCTGATCAAACTCTCGTCCATATCCAATAATAAAAAGAACAAAAGTTAATTGTGCTTTGTCAACCTCACTACAAAAGAAAGATTTTAATCATTCTGAAAACTCTAGCTACATCACTTCACTTACCAAGTTTTACAAAGTTCAAAGTttggtattttaaaaattgttagaataaaTTGATTTACaatagaaaaaacaaaagaaaaaggttttcaaattcggatagagaattaaaaaaataagttctcATCTCAATCAAAGTTGATGATTTTTATGACAtgtgttatattttttagagtTGGATACATggttaatcataaaaaaaaaaaaattaatcatataaggCCCTagaaaatctaacaaatacatcaAACATTCCATGATGGAACAAGACAAgtcattttaaattcaaaagagtTCCAAATACTATAATATCTTAAACACAATTAATGTAGTCTTTGATGAGAAATGTGTAACAAAGACACCATCAAATTCACAATTTATAtagtaacattttaaaattatcaattataaaTTTCTAGTTGAATCAATATTAcaataaatagattataaataaaatattttttgtttgaatttgaaaaattaacacggttagattaagttaaaaaaggaaaaagagtaattaagattaaaagggacgttaattaagttgaattaagaaaaatattttaattgattaaaatgaacttaggataattaaaatgaacactcatagttttgataatggtgtttgataaaagaataaaactaagttcagcaATATTTTAATACACAGGTAAAATTCAAAGACTCGCTGATAGTAGTCTTACTCAAACACCAGATTCGCACATTAGGagagctgaagaagcgctgGCAGCAGTCACACTTAATGAGCTGAAGAAGCGTTGCCAACAGAGTTGACATCAACAGAGCTAAAGATGCGCTATCAGATGGGTTGCACTAACAGTAGTGTTGCGCCAACAATTGGGTCGTGGCAACAAGTGTGTTGTGCTAACATCCGAGTAGGCAACAATAGTGTTGCGCCAACAGCCGTGTTGCGCTAACAGCCGAGTATGCAACAATAGTGTTGCGCTAACGGCTGAGTAGGCAACATTAGTGTTGCGCTAACAACTGAGTAGGCAACAATAGTGTTGTGGCAACAACTGGGTTGCGCCAACAACTGAGTTGAACTAACATATGAGTTGTCCATAAGTAGGGTTGCACCAACAGATGGGTTGCGTCAACAGCTGAGTATGCTATCAGTATGGTAGCTCATCGCAAAGCTGATCATCAATAGAGCTCGATATCAGCCAAGTTCCACGTCAGCATAATACGACAAAAACGTACTATATTCCATTCGCCGACGCACTACCACGTACTAACGAATATTCGATTCCCAGGCGCACTATCCCATACGCCATGCACTAACGAATATTCAATTCCCAACGCACTACCATACGCCAGACGTACGATGAATGTACCAATGTCACGTGTCAACAAAATATATTCGACCGTTGCCatgcaaaaaatataaaaaggcgTAAGAGGACAACGGCAAATCCTCTAGTTTTTGGCTCCGGTTTTCTCTCTACGTTTTCTCTAGCTTTTCTCTGATTCTTTTTTGATCGTTCGCTAAGCTTTGAGAGATAATCATTTGTATTGTTGCATAAAGAGTTCattgttgtaagttgaacataacGTTGTTTGTTCAACATGAAAGTGTGATAATTAGGAGTTCAGACAAGTATCTGTTAAGAAATGGGTTGAAGTTGAGACTTCCAACTTATGCAAGAGCCACACAAAATAAACACATAGGAAGTAATAGACTTTCTATTATCCATATCATTAGCATAATTGGAATCCACATAACCAACTAACTTAGTACCTACAGAACACTTAGAGAAAGTCAAACCAACATTAACTGTGGTttttagatatctcaaaagTCATTTCAAAGCATTCCAATGAGGCATACCAGTGTTAGACATAAATCTACTCAAGCAACTAATTGTATATGCAATATCAGGCCTAGTTCTAATCATGAAATACATAACAGACCCTATAACATTGGAATAAGGCACATTCTTCATTTAagttatttcagtttcagtCTTAGGAGACTGATCCTTATTTAACACAAAGTGGGAAGCAAGAGGCACACTCACAGATTTAGCATTAGACatagaaaatttactcaaaattttagcaacatATGCACTTTGATTCAACACAAGAGAAAATTTTATTCTATCTCTAATGACATTCATGCCCaaatcttcttagcatcacctaagtctttcatgtcaaaattttcacaaagtgATTTTTGCACATGTATAACAGACTTCAGACATGGActaacaatcaacatatcatccacatacaacaaaataaatacaaacacatagtctatatttttgaaataaagacaatgatcagaagaacttcttttaaacatcaaagattgcatACACTTATCGAACTTGATATTCCATTTCATAGAAGATTGTTTTAAACCTTACAAgactttttttaacaaacaaacatgatcaggcAATTTGGGGTCAACAAACTCCTCAGGTTgatgtatataaatattcttatcaagttcaccatgtaagaaaaTAGTAGTAACATCCATTTGCTTCAATTCCCAATCAAAGTGAGAAACTAAAGCAATCATAATTCTAATAGTGAATTTGACAATATGAGCAAAAATTTCAGCATAATTTATTCCCTCCTTTTGTGTAAATCCCTTGTCTACTAACTTAGCCTTGAATCTAACTTTTTCAGACTCTTGTTTCACCTGATACAACCACTTGCAATCCACTAAGGAGCAATTATGAGGTTGAGAAACAAGTTTCCAAGTATCATTGATTCTCAAAgaattcatctcattattcataACAACAATCCATTCAGTAGAAAACTTAGAGCTCAAAGCTTCTTTGTAAGAGCTAGGCTCATTACAGtttagagattcaaacatgttaaaagcaaattcagacatattacaattattcaaattattatcccTAAATCTAGTAGGCATTCTAACAGTTCTTCTACTTCTATCTCTAGCAAGTTGAtagtcatgcaaatcatcatacaaatcatgtgaatcagacaacacaattaaatcattcaaatcatcaagaaaatcatgtgaatcagacaaaacatttgaatcatgCAAATCATAAACATCATGCACATTATCATGCTCCACCTCATTAAGAACATTCACATCATATTCAACAGgttgatcaaaaactacatgcACATGCTCCACATTTTTAGGAGCATCATTAACAGGAGTGGACGACATAGACAAGCAAGGGAAATCATTCTCATTAAAATaacatctctacttatcacaatCCTAAGCCCATGTTCACTTTTATCCCAAAGTCTATAACCTTTTACCTCTTTAGGGTAGCCTAAGAACACACATTTATTGAACATATGCTCCAACTTGTTAACCTTGTGATGCACATAGCCAACACAGCCAAAAACTTTCAAGTTGCTCAAATCAAGAGGTTTACCTGAAAACACATATTCATGATATTTCCCTCCTAAGGGAACACTAGGggacctatttattaaataagtagCAATATGCAAAGCATCCCCCAAAACTTCTTAGACAACCCAGATGACGCTAACATAGCTCTCACCCTCTCTAGAAGTGTCCTATTCATTctctcagcaacaccattctAGAACAGAAAACTCATCAATGATGGACAAAAAATATTGGTTCCCCCCATGTATAGCAACATTAGAGGGACCCCATACTTCAACATGTAAATATTCAAGGATATTAGTACACTTAGACACGTTTGAGTAGGAGGTGATGAGAAAACTCACCTTATACTGTTTTCCTAGCACACATGATTCATAGAAGGGGATGGGAGACAATTTATCACTACCAAAGTGACCAACTTTATGCATAATTTCTAGACCTTTGTTACTCATGTGACTTAATTTATTATGCCAAAGAACAAATTTATCACCAATCACAGAG is part of the Impatiens glandulifera chromosome 1, dImpGla2.1, whole genome shotgun sequence genome and encodes:
- the LOC124926111 gene encoding protein FAR1-RELATED SEQUENCE 12-like, whose product is MVFSHCSDVDMNREDGLPCTNKGGKEIEGGSNLELKEGLEFDSLDEAEEFYKVHAARVGFEVRIGKFYRSRDDGLVSQGFVTFVCSKEGYSRTGCKALIRVQKKMSGKWVIATVMTEHNHDLVPGGVIQRKVCPSLESSTTQGKRLSREHNHEPLDSQADETNDTINLNREHNRKLDSPADETNEKLDPPDGETNDQVDLSILDRQNNIGNDWYTLLLEYFQRRLMVDTGFFYAIQVNGGRCGSVFWADGRSRFYCSQFGDGIVFDTSYSRNTHLVPFAFFTGTNHHKQPVLLGCALIANESEECFTWVFQTWIRAMSGKHPMSIQANQDLAIQHSIAKVFPETHHLFTLWQMKENQEKHLGHLLSMNNFKCEYIHCISESQNPGEFESAWNLLLNKYHLEENVWLKEMYRMRKSWVSLYCKGTFFPGAKSFFGTLLIAQSPLNEFISHYETTIKQRLEEERKEDLNSVNTVTELLTKNPMEEHCRSHYTNAVFKSIQKELMECYGYVAKKISRDGKTNRYLVQKCVNGNIERNIVDINRLNLNVKCSCKLFESVGVLCRHALKIFNIMNIREIPSLYIIHRWTKRAKFGIIRDGDSCEGFQDLKNLMVWALREEACNYIEAGASSLENYKLAFFTMKEVEKTLCWPEP